ATATGGTCTATTTGATAAATCTAAAGCACAAGTAGTTGAAGCTTCATCCATAACTACAGTTGCGTTTCCATATCGCTCGACTGCTTTAATTGGGAAAATTTCATCTTTTAATGCTTTTCCTAATACTATTCCACAATCTTCAACCGTATGGTGAGCATCAATGTGTAAATCACCCTTACAAGTTAATTCTATATCTACTCCACTGTGTTTTGAAAGAGCCTCTAACATATGGTCAAAAAAACCAACACCTGTATTTATACTTGATTTTCCACATCCATTAATATCAATTTTACAATATATATCTGTCTCTTTTGTTTTTCTATTAAATTCAGCCATATTATTTCCTATTACTCTGCGATTATCATGCCTGGTAGAGAATTTTTCTCTTTGAAGTCTTTTACTTCTTCTTCTGATCTAAAGCCACTAATCCAAACTCTATTTATCTCTTTATTGTTAAAAATACCTTTTTTAATTATAACATCATATTCATCATTTAACATTATTTTAAATTTATGTTGAGTGATTTTAGCCCCTGCATACTTACTAAAAGCTCCAACTTGTAAGTAGTATTTTCCTACACTTGCAACTTCTTCTTTTTCTTCTTTAGTTTGAGCAATTT
This DNA window, taken from Arcobacter sp. F2176, encodes the following:
- the hisB gene encoding imidazoleglycerol-phosphate dehydratase HisB translates to MAEFNRKTKETDIYCKIDINGCGKSSINTGVGFFDHMLEALSKHSGVDIELTCKGDLHIDAHHTVEDCGIVLGKALKDEIFPIKAVERYGNATVVMDEASTTCALDLSNRPYLIYEVNVSGKVGEFDVELAEEFFHALVMNAGLTTHIINERGRNKHHILEASFKAFAVALRRALAKNERLGIPSTKGVL